In a genomic window of Acipenser ruthenus chromosome 41, fAciRut3.2 maternal haplotype, whole genome shotgun sequence:
- the LOC117969219 gene encoding protein lin-37 homolog, with protein MLQVKIKTEKPDLEAVSARNRLDAVLQCLVEKSDSERDQTEEEAGKMAADSHTKDLSPSSSGKRPSARFPHHRRKKRKEMDDGMTEGSQHKPNAYIIKLFDRSVDLAQFSDGTPLYPICRAWMRNSPSVRERARSPSPAEGLMEEEVSDLLNQKARNVYRMPAPTSCSVNSSGEPVNLRIPPPLPFTETPLLNTTSESSPAPSALLCSHMQRWKKIRQRWKDSSNKNQLRYSESMKILKDMNERQ; from the exons ATGCTGCAAgtgaaaattaaaacagaaaaaccaG ATCTGGAAGCAGTAAGCGCTCGAAACCGGCTGGATGCTGTCCTGCAGTGCCTGGTGGAGAAGAGTGACAGTGAGAG GGACCAGACGGAGGAGGAAGCTGGGAAAATGGCTGCAGATTCACACACCAA GGATCTTTCTCCTTCTTCGTCTGGAAAGCG CCCTTCCGCAAGGTTCCCCCACCATCGCAGGAAGAAGCGCAAGGAGATGGACGATGGCATGACAGAAGGCAGCCAGCACAAGCCGA ACGCCTACATCATCAAGCTGTTTGACCGCAGCGTGGACCTGGCGCAGTTCAGCGATGGCACCCCGCTCTACCCCATCTGCCGGGCCTGGATGAGGAACAGCCCCTCAGTGAGGGAGCGAGCGCGCTCCCCCAGCCCTGCGGAGGGACTGATGGAGGAGGAG gtgtccgaCCTGCTGAATCAAAAAGCTCGGAATGTCTACCGGATGCCCGCCCCCACCTCCTGCTCCGTGAACTCCTCGGGGGAGCCAGTGAACCTGCGCATCCCGCCTCCACTGCCCTTCACTGAGACACCTCTCCTGAACACG ACCTCCGAGTCCTCGccggctccctctgctctgcTGTGCAGCCACATGCAGCGCTGGAAGAAGATCAGGCAGAG GTGGAAGGACTCATCCAACAAGAACCAGCTGCGTTATTCTGAGAGCATGAAAATCCTGAAAGACATGAACGAGCGGCAGTGA